In Candidatus Promineifilum breve, one genomic interval encodes:
- a CDS encoding response regulator transcription factor — MALILVIDDDDLVSRTLQRALKMYDYQVMTANSGIEGLQLARRHRPDLFILDIMMPGVDGYQVCRQIRGDPLLLDVPVLFLTAKAKDEEKIEGFKAGGDDYLVKPFNMQELELRVKAILRRLGPEKVEDTTVNEVVVGNVVLDCRTFKVNTPYQTILLTNVQFDLLYHLMSHADQVFNSQQLLQDVWDYPRDTGSPELVRAHIKNLREKIEPSPADPIYIKTIQGHGYSFSSEATRG, encoded by the coding sequence ATGGCCCTGATACTGGTTATCGACGACGACGATTTAGTCTCGCGCACCTTGCAGCGAGCCTTGAAAATGTATGACTACCAGGTGATGACCGCCAACAGCGGCATCGAAGGGTTGCAATTGGCCCGCCGCCACCGGCCGGACCTGTTCATCCTGGACATTATGATGCCCGGCGTCGACGGCTACCAGGTCTGCCGCCAGATTCGCGGCGACCCGTTGCTGCTCGACGTGCCGGTGCTTTTCCTGACCGCCAAGGCCAAGGATGAAGAGAAGATCGAGGGATTCAAGGCTGGCGGCGACGACTATTTGGTGAAGCCTTTCAACATGCAGGAGCTGGAACTGCGGGTGAAGGCCATCCTGCGTCGCCTCGGGCCGGAGAAGGTGGAAGACACCACGGTCAACGAGGTCGTGGTCGGCAACGTCGTCCTCGATTGCCGCACCTTCAAGGTCAACACGCCCTACCAGACGATCCTGCTGACCAACGTCCAGTTCGACTTGCTCTATCATCTGATGAGCCACGCCGATCAGGTGTTCAACAGCCAGCAATTGTTGCAGGACGTGTGGGACTACCCGCGCGACACCGGCAGCCCGGAACTGGTGCGCGCCCACATCAAGAATCTGCGCGAGAAGATCGAGCCGTCGCCCGCCGATCCCATCTACATCAAGACGATCCAGGGTCACGGCTACTCCTTCTCTTCCGAGGCCACGCGTGGCTAG
- a CDS encoding alpha-ketoacid dehydrogenase subunit beta encodes MALITMRQAITDALREEMHRDENVFIMGQEVGVWGGTYAVTRGFHDEFGEKRVRDTPISEMAIAGAAAGAAMNGLRPVAEFMTINFAFLALDQIVNHAAKVHYMFGGQMKCPVVYRAPGGGGRQLGATHSHTPDVIFAHFPGLKVVSPATPYDAKGLLKAAIRSDDPVFFIEHHTLYQIRGEVPEGDYIVPIGMSDVKREGDDVTIIAYAQGLQVALEAAKQLAAEGIEADVIDLRSLRPLDMGPILASFRKTFRAVIVEEGYRSYGIGAEIAARLQEEGFDYMDAPIKRVAQYEVPLPYSRELEQSALINRDRVVAAVKEIL; translated from the coding sequence ATGGCACTAATTACCATGCGCCAGGCCATCACCGATGCGCTGCGCGAGGAAATGCACCGCGACGAAAATGTATTTATCATGGGTCAGGAGGTCGGCGTGTGGGGCGGCACCTATGCCGTGACGCGCGGCTTCCATGACGAATTCGGCGAGAAGCGCGTCCGCGATACGCCCATCTCCGAGATGGCCATCGCCGGCGCCGCCGCCGGGGCGGCCATGAACGGCTTGCGGCCGGTGGCCGAGTTTATGACCATCAATTTCGCCTTTCTGGCGCTCGATCAAATCGTCAATCACGCCGCCAAGGTTCACTACATGTTCGGCGGCCAGATGAAATGCCCGGTGGTCTATCGCGCCCCGGGCGGCGGCGGCCGGCAATTGGGCGCGACCCATAGCCACACGCCCGACGTCATCTTCGCCCATTTCCCCGGCCTGAAGGTCGTGTCGCCCGCCACGCCCTACGACGCCAAGGGGCTGCTGAAGGCGGCCATCCGATCCGACGATCCGGTCTTTTTCATCGAACACCATACCCTCTACCAGATTCGGGGCGAAGTGCCGGAAGGGGATTACATCGTCCCCATCGGCATGTCGGACGTGAAACGGGAAGGTGACGACGTCACGATCATCGCCTATGCTCAGGGGCTGCAAGTGGCCCTGGAAGCGGCCAAGCAACTGGCGGCTGAGGGTATCGAGGCCGACGTGATTGACCTGCGTTCGCTGCGGCCGCTCGATATGGGGCCGATCCTGGCCTCGTTCCGCAAAACGTTCCGGGCGGTCATCGTCGAAGAGGGCTATCGCTCCTATGGCATCGGCGCAGAAATCGCTGCCCGCCTACAGGAAGAAGGTTTCGACTATATGGACGCACCGATCAAACGCGTGGCGCAATACGAAGTTCCTCTGCCCTACTCCCGCGAACTGGAACAATCGGCGCTCATCAATCGGGATCGCGTCGTCGCCGCGGTGAAGGAGATACTCTAA
- a CDS encoding response regulator, with the protein MARTIGGEAGEQLLEHSGHAALEKKAAEPAPRLRDSGDRAAVNPAAARILVVDDEVDIADSLSEFLTRKEGYRVEIVQDGRQAIAYLEKTIGTALEVDLVLLDMRMPGLSGLDVLDWIRGHPKLRYTRVVLLTAAASNDEKVQALSAGADDYITKPYYMQELLARVKTILRTQQLEKQLHQQSRQLAELNRISQAVAATLETSQVYATAIRGVDAVLEVEMAAVLIVEGGRLHCQHVRHYKGAIPSHIFPSTDKGAGILGLAWSEQETICLNHVAADTRYDPTRDSPIGYSVRSMLATPLTVRGRPVGVLAAYNKRTGEFTEVDIDLFSSLASSVSEAIENAWLFQRVRLRHQELLEGRNTLQALIDGIPDPIYTISDDWKLVVVNKAKADQLGATPESLSGRICFRVFYNRQQPCEHCTVALTLNDKAEQHWPVRWIEEDHLPREWEVSAYPIPGKQASSARAVLVWQDKTEERRLENSLMQAGKLAAIGQLAAGVAHEINNPLTAINANAQMLKMVMPVEDENYESVDLIVRAGERAAKVVRGLLDFARQEQYSFTTGDLTESIQEALDLVNYQLQSAKITVTKDFDDALPYIVASWEHLKSVWLNLLLNARDALLHTNGNRQLEVIARPNKDGQTIQVVIHDNGKGMTSAETLHIFEPFYTTKGPGQGTGLGLATCHRIIEQHSGEISVASKVGEGTSFLITLPIQRPDSSASGFYLK; encoded by the coding sequence GTGGCTAGAACGATCGGCGGCGAGGCCGGGGAGCAACTTCTGGAGCATTCCGGCCACGCCGCGCTGGAGAAAAAGGCCGCCGAGCCGGCCCCCCGCCTCCGCGACAGCGGCGACCGCGCCGCCGTCAATCCGGCCGCGGCGCGCATCCTCGTCGTCGATGACGAGGTCGATATCGCTGACTCGCTGTCGGAGTTCCTGACCCGCAAAGAGGGGTATCGCGTCGAAATCGTCCAGGACGGCCGGCAGGCCATCGCCTACCTGGAAAAGACCATCGGCACCGCCCTCGAGGTTGACCTCGTCCTGCTCGATATGCGCATGCCCGGCCTCTCCGGGCTGGACGTGCTCGACTGGATTCGCGGCCACCCCAAGCTGCGCTACACCCGCGTCGTGTTGCTGACCGCCGCCGCCAGCAACGACGAAAAAGTGCAGGCCCTCTCGGCCGGGGCCGACGACTACATCACCAAGCCGTATTACATGCAGGAGCTACTGGCGCGCGTTAAGACAATCTTGCGCACCCAACAACTCGAGAAACAACTGCACCAACAGAGCCGCCAACTGGCCGAATTGAATCGCATCAGTCAGGCGGTGGCGGCCACGCTGGAGACGAGCCAGGTCTACGCCACGGCCATTCGCGGCGTCGATGCCGTGCTGGAAGTGGAGATGGCCGCCGTCCTCATCGTCGAGGGCGGCCGGCTGCATTGCCAGCACGTGCGCCACTACAAGGGGGCCATCCCGTCCCACATCTTCCCCTCCACCGACAAGGGCGCGGGCATCCTGGGGCTGGCCTGGAGCGAGCAGGAGACCATCTGCCTGAACCACGTCGCCGCCGATACGCGCTATGACCCCACGCGCGATTCGCCCATCGGCTACTCGGTGCGCTCGATGCTGGCGACGCCCCTCACGGTACGCGGCCGCCCTGTCGGCGTCCTGGCGGCCTATAACAAACGCACCGGCGAATTCACCGAGGTCGATATCGATCTGTTCTCATCCTTAGCCAGTTCGGTCAGCGAAGCGATTGAGAACGCCTGGTTGTTCCAGCGGGTGCGCCTGCGCCATCAGGAATTATTGGAAGGGCGCAACACGCTGCAAGCCCTCATCGACGGCATCCCCGACCCCATCTATACCATTAGCGACGATTGGAAACTGGTCGTCGTCAACAAGGCCAAGGCCGACCAATTGGGGGCCACGCCCGAATCCCTCAGCGGCCGTATCTGCTTTCGCGTCTTCTACAACCGACAACAACCGTGCGAGCATTGCACCGTCGCCCTGACCCTCAACGACAAGGCCGAACAACATTGGCCGGTGCGCTGGATCGAGGAGGATCATCTGCCGCGCGAGTGGGAAGTCAGCGCCTATCCCATCCCCGGCAAGCAAGCCAGTTCGGCCCGCGCCGTCCTCGTCTGGCAGGACAAGACCGAGGAGCGGCGGCTGGAGAACTCGCTGATGCAGGCGGGCAAGCTGGCGGCCATCGGCCAACTGGCGGCCGGCGTGGCCCATGAAATCAACAACCCCCTGACGGCCATCAACGCCAACGCCCAGATGTTGAAGATGGTCATGCCCGTGGAGGATGAGAATTACGAGTCGGTCGATTTGATCGTGCGCGCCGGCGAACGCGCGGCCAAGGTTGTGCGCGGGCTGCTCGATTTTGCCCGCCAGGAACAATACTCCTTCACCACCGGCGATCTGACCGAATCCATTCAGGAAGCGCTCGATCTGGTGAACTACCAACTCCAGTCGGCCAAAATCACGGTCACCAAGGATTTCGATGACGCGCTGCCGTACATCGTCGCCAGTTGGGAACATCTGAAGAGCGTCTGGCTCAACCTGTTGTTGAACGCCCGCGACGCGTTGTTACACACCAACGGCAACCGGCAACTGGAGGTAATCGCCCGCCCCAACAAGGATGGTCAAACCATCCAGGTAGTGATCCACGACAACGGCAAAGGGATGACCTCGGCCGAGACGCTGCATATCTTCGAGCCATTCTATACCACCAAGGGGCCGGGCCAGGGGACCGGGCTGGGTCTGGCGACGTGCCACCGCATTATCGAACAGCACAGTGGCGAAATCTCGGTCGCCAGTAAAGTGGGCGAAGGCACTTCGTTTCTCATCACCCTGCCCATCCAGCGGCCGGACAGCAGCGCCTCCGGTTTCTATTTGAAATGA
- a CDS encoding dihydrolipoamide acetyltransferase family protein: MAEYIVMPKLGFDMREGVLNNWLKKVGESINKGEVVAEIESDKATLELEAQVAGTLLHLLHGPGDVVPIGANLAIVGQPGEDVSALTGGNGAADSYPPTPTPPPAPEAIAKPGDAAPKEVLAAAENAPPAPEAAAPAEAATPDETYPGGVKATPVARRLAEEKKIDLLHVTGSGPDGRVTKADVEAFAAAPPPAQPPAAPQPAAKPAPTAAVTPVAGAESEEVALTRLRSAIGRRMVESKTTVPHFYVTTEIDMAPALALRKQVNATLPDEAKVTVNDMIVKAAALAVRDFPNLNAAFAGDKIIRHKRINVGSAVAVEGGLTTIVQKDTDTSTLSKVATDNRQMIARAREGKVRPDDVEGGTFTVSNLGVYEVDHFIAIINPPEAAILAVGSAREVPVVKDGQLAVGTRMKATISADHRVSDGAEAAQFMQRLKTLLENPLRLLV, from the coding sequence ATGGCCGAGTACATCGTGATGCCCAAGCTGGGCTTCGACATGCGCGAAGGCGTGTTGAATAACTGGCTGAAAAAGGTGGGCGAATCAATCAACAAGGGCGAGGTCGTGGCCGAGATCGAATCGGACAAGGCCACCCTCGAACTGGAGGCGCAGGTGGCGGGCACGCTGCTGCACCTGCTGCACGGGCCGGGCGACGTGGTGCCCATCGGCGCGAACCTGGCGATTGTCGGCCAGCCGGGCGAGGACGTTTCGGCCCTGACCGGCGGCAACGGCGCGGCCGACTCTTATCCGCCCACCCCGACACCCCCGCCCGCGCCGGAAGCGATCGCCAAGCCCGGTGACGCCGCGCCGAAAGAGGTGTTGGCCGCGGCCGAGAATGCGCCGCCCGCGCCCGAAGCCGCGGCCCCGGCCGAAGCCGCAACCCCGGATGAAACATATCCCGGCGGGGTGAAGGCCACGCCCGTGGCGCGCCGGCTGGCCGAGGAAAAGAAGATCGATCTGTTGCACGTCACCGGCAGCGGGCCGGACGGCCGCGTTACCAAGGCTGACGTCGAAGCCTTCGCCGCCGCGCCGCCGCCCGCCCAGCCACCGGCCGCGCCGCAACCGGCCGCTAAACCCGCGCCGACAGCCGCTGTGACCCCCGTAGCCGGCGCGGAGAGCGAAGAAGTCGCCCTGACCCGCCTGCGCTCGGCCATCGGCCGGCGCATGGTGGAGAGCAAGACGACCGTGCCCCACTTCTACGTGACCACGGAGATCGACATGGCCCCGGCGTTGGCGCTGCGCAAGCAGGTGAACGCCACCCTGCCCGACGAGGCCAAGGTGACCGTCAACGACATGATCGTCAAGGCCGCCGCCCTGGCCGTGCGCGACTTCCCCAATCTCAACGCCGCCTTTGCCGGGGACAAGATCATCCGTCACAAGCGGATCAACGTCGGTTCGGCCGTGGCCGTCGAGGGCGGCTTGACGACCATTGTCCAGAAGGATACCGATACCTCGACGCTCTCCAAAGTCGCCACCGACAACCGCCAGATGATCGCCCGCGCCCGCGAGGGCAAGGTGCGGCCGGATGACGTCGAGGGCGGCACGTTCACCGTCAGCAATCTGGGCGTCTACGAGGTCGATCACTTCATCGCCATCATTAACCCACCGGAAGCGGCCATCCTGGCCGTCGGTTCGGCCCGCGAAGTGCCGGTCGTGAAGGATGGGCAGTTGGCCGTGGGCACGCGCATGAAGGCCACGATTTCGGCCGACCATCGCGTGAGCGACGGGGCCGAGGCCGCCCAGTTTATGCAGCGCCTCAAAACGTTGCTGGAGAACCCGCTGCGCCTGCTTGTGTAA
- the pdhA gene encoding pyruvate dehydrogenase (acetyl-transferring) E1 component subunit alpha, which translates to MEKATLLDWYRQMVLVRRFEQKCAELYQLGKIGGFLHLYIGQEAVAVGTIGARREQDHVITAYRDHAHALLVGSEPQALMAELLGKATGVSKGRGGSMHLADVNRNYWGGYGIVGGHVPLGTGLALAEQYKGTDAVVLCYMGDGSTNIGYFHESLNMAGVWKLPIIYVVENNKYGMGTSIERASAAPDMSTKALAYAMKPVKVDGMKVVDVYNATKTAIDAIHAGEGPQFLEVITYRFEGHSMGDPLRYRTKDEVEKWRGDDPIGILERLIYEHKAAKKEDLEAIDAEVDKVIQEAVEFAEKSPFPALETLFEHIYADG; encoded by the coding sequence ATGGAAAAAGCGACGTTACTCGACTGGTACCGGCAGATGGTATTAGTCCGTCGATTCGAGCAAAAGTGCGCCGAGCTTTACCAATTGGGCAAGATCGGCGGCTTCCTGCACCTCTACATCGGTCAGGAGGCAGTGGCCGTCGGTACCATCGGCGCGCGCCGCGAACAGGATCACGTCATCACCGCCTACCGCGACCACGCTCACGCCCTCCTCGTCGGCTCGGAGCCGCAGGCGCTGATGGCCGAACTGCTGGGCAAGGCCACCGGCGTCAGTAAGGGGCGCGGTGGTTCGATGCATCTGGCCGACGTGAACCGCAACTATTGGGGCGGCTATGGGATCGTCGGCGGTCACGTCCCCCTGGGCACGGGGCTGGCCCTGGCCGAGCAATACAAGGGCACCGATGCCGTCGTGCTGTGCTACATGGGCGACGGCTCCACCAACATCGGCTATTTCCACGAGTCGCTCAACATGGCCGGGGTCTGGAAACTGCCCATCATCTACGTCGTCGAAAATAATAAGTACGGCATGGGCACGTCGATTGAACGGGCCTCGGCCGCGCCGGATATGTCTACCAAAGCGCTGGCCTACGCCATGAAGCCGGTGAAGGTAGACGGCATGAAGGTCGTGGATGTCTATAACGCCACCAAGACGGCCATCGACGCCATCCACGCCGGCGAGGGGCCGCAATTCCTGGAAGTGATCACCTACCGCTTTGAGGGGCACAGCATGGGCGACCCCCTGCGCTACCGCACCAAGGACGAAGTGGAGAAATGGCGCGGCGATGACCCCATCGGCATCCTGGAGCGCCTCATCTACGAGCATAAGGCGGCCAAGAAGGAAGATCTGGAAGCGATTGACGCTGAGGTCGATAAGGTCATTCAGGAAGCGGTCGAATTCGCCGAGAAATCGCCCTTTCCAGCGCTGGAAACACTATTTGAGCACATCTACGCCGATGGCTAA